A genome region from Littorina saxatilis isolate snail1 linkage group LG16, US_GU_Lsax_2.0, whole genome shotgun sequence includes the following:
- the LOC138950913 gene encoding thioredoxin-like protein 1, which produces MSNVRVLPDDTHFNPELTNAGTKLVVVDFFATWCGPCRQIAPKFAEFGVAYPKALFLKVDVDQCPETAQGQGVTAMPTFIFYRNKVKIDMLRGADPAALEEKIKKWYQDDEEDGDGDTRVKGHMDMSSMISKAQCECLNESDDHPLAHALTTKGGFLESDCDEQLIINIGFNQAVKIHSMRFQAPEENGPKTVKIFINQPTTLDFDSADSMAPVQQLDLTPDDFKDGAIVPLKFVKFQNVQSATIFVKDNQTGAETTQIDYIGFLGSPVCTTNMGEFKRVAGKKGESH; this is translated from the exons ATGTCAAACGTAAGAGTGTTACCAGACGACACGCATTTCAATCCGGAATTAACAAATGCTGGGACGAAACTTGTGGTCGTGGATTTCTTCGCTACTTG GTGTGGGCCATGTCGGCAGATAGCACCGAAATTTGCAGAGTTCGGTGTAGCCTATCCCAAAGCCTTGTTCCTCAAGGTGGACGTTGATCAATGTCCG GAAACGGCACAGGGCCAGGGCGTGACGGCCATGCCGACCTTCATCTTTTATCGCAACAAGGTCAAGATCGACATGCTGCGTGGCGCCGATCCTGCCGCTCTGGAGGAGAAGATCAAAAAGTGGTACCAGGATGATGAAGAAGATGGTGACGGGGACACGCGTGTGAAGGGACAT ATGGACATGTCGTCTATGATCAGCAAGGCTCAGTGCGAGTGTCTGAACGAATCGGACGACCATCCTTTAGCGCACGCCCTCACCACAAAAGGCGGTTTCTTGGAGTCAGACTGCGATGAACAG CTAATCATCAACATTGGTTTCAACCAAGCCGTCAAAATTCATTCCATGCGTTTTCAGGCACCAGAAG AAAACGGACCCAAAACTGTGAAGATCTTTATCAACCAGCCCACAACCCTGGACTTTGACTCTGCAGACAGCATGGCACCCGTGCAGCAATTAGA TTTGACCCCAGATGACTTCAAGGATGGGGCCATTGTTCCGCTCAAGTTTGTCAAATTCCAGAATGTACAAAGTGCAACG ATATTTGTGAAAGACAACCAGACCGGGGCAGAGACGACACAGATCGACTACATCGGTTTCCTCGGCTCTCCAGTCTGTACCACCAACATGGGGGAATTCAAACGG GTTGCAGGCAAAAAAGGAGAAAGCCATTGA